Genomic window (Candidatus Neomarinimicrobiota bacterium):
TGCGCTTGTTCAGGCGGGCTGACAGTTCGTCGGCGATCTGCTGTCGGGATTTGTGGGGGTGCTTGAGCGCCAGGCTGAAGGCTTTGGCTAGTCGCTGGTCCAGCCCGACGAGGTCGGAGCCGATGGGGAGGCCGAGCTGCGACGGGTTATTTTTTCGCTTTGTCATTGCGGCTGCCTTGTAGGTTGGCTACCTTTCCGGATATAAATGGTAGCCGCCCCCGGGCTTGGACGCCTGATGGACGAGGAGTAACCCAGGGGCGGCGGGGCAAGGCGATGGAAGAGCGATCACCTTGGCCAGTTTTAATATCTTCAAGGGGAGCGTCCATCGGGCGTCCTTGATGGTTGGAATGTACGCGGTATGCCGCGTATTTGCAAGTTTATTATGCATGATACAGCGTTCAGATTAAAAGAAATTCGTAAATTGAGAGGATTATCTCAAGCTGAGTTCGCAAAAACTCTAGGTGTGCCTCTTAGATCATATCAGGCATATGAAGTGGGAGAACATCCTTTCTCGGAAGACCTTCTGAAGCGACTCGCCGGTATAGGAATAAGTGTTCAATGGCTATTAACTGGCGATGGCGATATGAATGCTCCCATCCGGGAGGAAGTGGCCCAGCTGGAGGCCCTGGTGGAGTACTGGCGGGCGAACTACAAGTTACTTGAAGCGAACATCAACCGGGTCCGAGCGCAGATAAAGGATGAGTACGGCGAGGAGCTGGCGGCGCGGCTATGCGATGAGCTGCTACCGGAATTGGACGTGCTGGTGCAGTTTCCGCATCCGACGGGGAAGGCGAAGGAGATCGTTGGACTGGCTGAGGAGAAATCGAAAAAGCGGGAAGCTTGAGAACTCTCAAGGAGTCAGCACGATGCGTTATTTAATTATCCTGTTGTTAATGACGGGTCTATATGCTCAGGATACATTAATAACGACTACAGGCATAGGGCACTTAGGTGAATATATAAAAACAACTGAAAAACACATCCTATTTAGGCCAGAGGATACATCAGATATAAAGCCGGTCCCGAAACAGGTTGTTGATAGAGTGATCTTATCGGATGGAACTATCATCTACTCGTCAGAAGGCGGAAAAGATATAATGCCAATTTTAAAAATGGAGCCTTCAACAACAGATGAGCAGGTGCCAAGCGTGGAGGAATCCCTAGCAAAAATAGCGAAGTCGAACCAGACTATCGCAACCGTCCTAACTATATTTCTGGGCATAAGTATTGCCTCAATCATATTAAGCATACTGATCGCGACCTCGTAATATAGCTGCCTGTCAATGTGTCAGTTCGTCAATTGGCGAACACAAGCTCGTCAATGCTTTTCCTAATATATACCGGTAATCCTGGCGTCGGATATCCGTAAGCTGCGCATTGAACCTGAGTTAAACAGCGTTGAACAGGGATTGTATATTAGCCTGCCCAGGTCGCTTGGTATATATTTGTCGTCGGGGAGGGGCACACCGGCGGGCTGCGTTATTATCTCCCCATCCTCCTGCGCCGCCGGCATCTATCCTTCTATCCTACTGTAATTGTTATCA
Coding sequences:
- a CDS encoding helix-turn-helix domain-containing protein, with protein sequence MHDTAFRLKEIRKLRGLSQAEFAKTLGVPLRSYQAYEVGEHPFSEDLLKRLAGIGISVQWLLTGDGDMNAPIREEVAQLEALVEYWRANYKLLEANINRVRAQIKDEYGEELAARLCDELLPELDVLVQFPHPTGKAKEIVGLAEEKSKKREA